One window from the genome of Labeo rohita strain BAU-BD-2019 chromosome 10, IGBB_LRoh.1.0, whole genome shotgun sequence encodes:
- the gdnfa gene encoding glial cell line-derived neurotrophic factor, with amino-acid sequence MKLWDILATCLLLLSSVSARPVFHKLQPSKRAVVRSETPALDPIIDSQPETTHQKQASMEEQYDMNGLYPEQFESVMDFIEATIGRLRRSSDMDVDSPSKRDRGRQKGATDTERGGRGRGDRKRGRGRGGGGRKESRDDRVKGHGRGCLLKEIHLNVTDLGLGYRTKEELIFRYCSGPCFDAETNYDKILNNLTHNKKLDKETPSRTCCRPIAFDDDISFLDDSLEYHTLKKHSAKKCACV; translated from the exons ATGAAGTTATGGGACATTCTAGCCACGTGTTTGTTGCTCCTGAGCTCCGTTTCCGCACGTCCCGTCTTCCACAAGCTGCAGCCATCCAAAAGAGCTGTCGTCCGCAGTGAGACGCCCGCTCTGGACCCCATCATTGACTCCCAACCTGAAACCACTCACCAAAAACAAGCCTCCATGGAGGAACAAT ATGACATGAACGGCCTTTACCCGGAGCAGTTCGAGAGCGTAATGGACTTCATCGAAGCCACAATCGGCCGACTGCGCCGGTCCTCCGACATGGACGTGGACTCGCCAAGCAAGCGGGACAGGGGCCGCCAGAAAGGAGCAACAGACACAGAGCGGGGCGGACGGGGACGAGGAGACCGGAAGAGAGGTCGCGGACGAGGCGGCGGAGGCCGAAAGGAAAGCCGAGATGACAGGGTCAAAGGTCACGGGCGTGGGTGCCTGCTGAAAGAGATCCACCTGAACGTCACAGACCTGGGCTTGGGTTACAGGACCAAAGAGGAGCTGATCTTCCGCTACTGCAGTGGCCCGTGTTTCGACGCCGAGACCAACTACGACAAGATCCTCAACAACCTCACCCACAACAAGAAGCTGGACAAGGAAACGCCGTCTCGGACTTGCTGTCGGCCCATCGCGTTCGACGACGACATCTCGTTCCTGGACGACAGCTTGGAATACCACACGCTGAAGAAGCATTCGGCTAAAAAGTGCGCTTGCGTTTGA